Proteins encoded within one genomic window of Methanobacterium sp. Maddingley MBC34:
- a CDS encoding collagenase-like protease (PFAM: Peptidase family U32) produces the protein MVELMAPARDFTAMEAALKKGANAVYIGLDGYNMRAHTANFTLENLNHAVERCHHYGTRLYVCTNTVMRDRDIKHLKTILPEIKNAGADAVIASDLGVLKIAQDADVNVHLSVQANISNGESLKLLHELGVKRVILSRELSLTEIKKLTGASPIEVEVFIHGAMCLAISGRCFLSSYLYQKNANCGECLQPCRKEWMLFSKDGDALSIGLPGKNGLEENEGKLDEINGFKGHILSPRDLCMIEYIPQLMDAGISSFKIEGRARPADYVATVTQVYREAIDSYQCGEWKFQDRWLDELGKVYNRGFDTGFYFQTPHQTSSYNQATHYKKDIGEVVNYYSKVKAAEIRLWNRLRVSDEIIIQGPTTGSVIKKVDSIQIMGKNIEKSEGGENVGVLLEDKVRPGDLVYQRIKRNK, from the coding sequence ATGGTAGAATTAATGGCACCTGCCCGGGACTTTACCGCCATGGAGGCCGCCCTGAAAAAAGGGGCCAATGCAGTTTATATTGGTTTAGATGGATACAACATGCGCGCCCACACAGCCAACTTTACTTTAGAAAACCTGAATCACGCTGTAGAACGCTGCCATCATTATGGGACTCGCCTTTATGTCTGCACCAACACTGTAATGAGAGATAGGGATATAAAACATCTTAAAACTATTTTACCAGAAATCAAAAATGCAGGGGCTGATGCAGTAATCGCCTCAGACCTAGGAGTTCTTAAAATTGCCCAGGATGCTGATGTTAATGTTCATCTGAGTGTTCAGGCCAATATATCCAATGGGGAATCTTTGAAACTTCTCCATGAACTGGGTGTTAAAAGGGTGATTCTCTCCCGTGAACTATCCTTAACCGAGATAAAAAAACTGACGGGTGCAAGTCCCATTGAAGTGGAGGTTTTTATCCATGGTGCCATGTGCCTGGCCATCTCCGGGAGATGTTTTTTAAGTTCCTATCTTTACCAGAAGAATGCCAACTGCGGTGAATGCCTGCAACCATGTAGAAAGGAGTGGATGTTATTCTCCAAGGATGGTGATGCATTATCCATAGGTTTACCAGGGAAGAATGGTTTGGAAGAAAATGAAGGAAAATTAGATGAAATCAATGGATTCAAAGGCCATATTTTAAGTCCCCGTGATCTTTGCATGATCGAATATATACCCCAACTTATGGATGCAGGAATTTCTTCCTTTAAGATTGAAGGTAGGGCCAGACCTGCTGATTACGTGGCCACCGTAACCCAGGTTTACAGGGAAGCAATAGATTCCTATCAATGCGGTGAATGGAAATTTCAGGACCGCTGGTTAGATGAACTCGGGAAGGTTTACAATCGTGGTTTTGACACGGGATTTTACTTCCAGACACCCCACCAGACCAGTAGCTACAACCAGGCCACCCACTACAAGAAGGATATAGGGGAAGTTGTTAATTACTATTCTAAAGTGAAAGCTGCGGAGATAAGGCTCTGGAATCGGCTGAGGGTGAGTGATGAAATTATAATACAGGGCCCCACCACTGGTTCAGTTATTAAGAAAGTAGATTCCATACAGATAATGGGTAAAAACATTGAAAAATCAGAAGGGGGAGAAAATGTGGGAGTTCTCCTTGAAGATAAAGTTCGACCAGGGGATCTGGTGTACCAAAGAATTAAAAGAAATAAATAG